The genomic DNA gactatcaattagaatataaaaattttaattgataatataagttcaattaacttaaccaaaaatctaatccaccactcaaggactaaacatatagaagtaaaacatcactttgtaagggatcatgcaACTAAGAgtgacattgtacttaactatgttgtcatgttgagtccaagtcaaatctgactgacattttcaccaaatcattacctgaacttgagttcagtgcacttagaaggggATGTGTTTAGTAGAATAAAGTTTACTTTCAAAATATTCCTCTTTACTATAGGTATTTCAaaagttatattttttttcttggttttaaaattctaggaaaaatatttttaaaattctaattttattagtttttcaaaagattggacttagcctaggtatttaccccctagaaagcatgttccaCTAGGTCttaaccagagcatctcacaagcacactatgtttaccttgcttgtgtatgaaaaacacttagaatgatgtgagatgcatagggtattgcctggaaTTCAGAGTGCTTATGTCTATGCATCAACATAAGTATGGTCAATAAATACCgaaatcaaattaatcaagttaagttatccatgcttagtcaaaGTAACTCTAatacttacttaatttgactaaccaagtgaaagctactacctcatggtaaacagttagtagctaaaggttagacatttgtttaaaagtagatgtttaagtttaaaaatatgttgttactcatgcttggactctaggtctctaaaacttaaaaaagTTTTTgccattaatcaagggggagtgaaaagagccaagttaaatatctttgaaagttaaagtattctttttcaaaattttaaagctaaatttttcattaaaagttaaaagtatttttgaaaaaagaaagtccaatttttattttatttttaaaaaaaaggacagtttttttggtttaagcaaaattatttttaagctaagtgtttAAACGAAActatttttaagctaagtgtttaagctaagtgtttaaataaaattatcttaaagCTAATTTATCAAATCATTCTAaacctaagtgtttatcaaaatccttttaaagcttaaattttaattaagtgtttattgaaaaagctaagtatgttcaaaagcatttctaatttagttaagtcTTTATTATAACTAACAAGCTTCATGAAATTTTTTCCATACTTTTAAAAGCTAAAGTATctaattttttgatatatgtcaaaggggaagagaaGCTAGAAAATtctaaagttaagaaaaaaattaagttaagtgAACAAGGTGGAGCTATGACAAGGATTGTTGTTCTAAATGTAATTTTTTGTACTTATGCTACATTTCTTAAAATTACATTTCTATTCTACATTTCTTAAAATTACATTTCTATTCTTTATCATtgtgttatgttttacttaactttgaattttgttgtcataatcaaaaaggagaagattgttgatgcaggaAGCATCACACGATCGAACcagaattttgataatggcaaagggttcaaagttaaggttatttatgatctaatgagtttgaatgagattgcaagaaaatctaaagtgtacttaggcaaaagtgcagttaggcaggtggaaaccctaggggcggtaaccctaggtcctaggggggtggtaaccctaggcggaaagttttggcgggtcgagcgcttcaggcaaaatcctagagtcgaggactctaggttgaaatcctggtgtcgcaaaccgggaggaagtctggatgggtcgtggagcgaatgtccagcatgaagaccggaagcttcggacgctgagcaaaaatcTAGTTGGTCTGAAGGATCAATCtggtaaaaggtaaactctcctgagtggagtaggtgaggatgcgctcctcgaagagggaacagtaggcgtcggttcgttCTAGAGTTTCtgagaaactcaaagtcagaaccggacagtccagtaACTATCAAATACTTGtatttatcttatattattgtgctaacttggttttactttgtttgtggactaatatgccttgcaggaatgAAATTGTCCAAGGAAAGCCTCAGAtaaacagtatccgaggcgccctccatggaacttggaggcgtCTCGGGTGCCTTGGATGAAAGCCTCGCGCAGCAAGgagcgaaggtgccttccaaggaaaTGGAAGACGCCTTGAATGttggatggagggcgccctccatggagcttgaaggcgccttcgagtggATAAGCAACGCAAAAAACAGAGCTTATCGACACCGACGCGGAGGGGATAGAAATCCATGCTGGAGGCTCCTCCTATGgatgctggaggcaccctcaacgggCTATTTGAAGCTGGTTCAAGCAGAGGCAAAGAGACAACAACAACTTacaatccttcttccgtgtgcggCTAACAAATTGATCCGACAAAGTCCTAACACTGCTCTAACGACCAGAAGTTCTCAATTTCAGATTTCCTTATTCTCGATATAATATTTGGTAGCACTTTAATtgttgtactctttttgtaatatttctgaagctatagtgattgcccatcggaagcactcttacgtgcgagctttggagtaggagtcaccacaagctccaaaccaagtaaattcttggtgtttCCGTTTGATCTTTATTTTCTGCTACGATTACTCGATTATCTTAAAAataaacgaattagccacgaacgctattcactcccccccctccTCCCCTCTAGCACTTTTCAATCCTACACCAGACTCTCATGTtgctcggtcgagttataagcatgCTTGTTCACGCACCAATATCCTAGATTCATGTGTCATTCAACCTAGTTATAAGTGTGCTTACTCACGCGCTTATGCCCCTGACTCTTGTACCCTAGTGTCAAGTCATGAAGAGTGTTATCCACATATTATTTAGTCACTCTCCCGCAGTGCTCAGCCGCTCACTCGGCACAACTCATCCACTCGGTCGGCATGACTCAACTGCCTGCTTGGCATGATTTAGTCGCTCGCTCGGTACCACTCAGTCGCTCACTCGGTATAACTCAACCGTTCGCTCGATACCACTCGACAATCTCTCAGCACCACTCAGTGATCGACATTTTCAAACTCAAGTTCCAATCACAAAGCTTCTGATCGGCAACTCTCAAATCCCAATGTCACTCGGCAGTTGGGAAAAATCCACTTGATAGCCTATTTCAATCAAGATCTCAAAATCCACCAATTAATAATTCTCAAGTAAAGCCAATTGGCAACTTCAAACAAAAACACCCACATGGCTACAATCAGTAAAACCACAAATCCAAGGTGGAAAAATCCACTTGGTAGTCTCAAATTAGCAGATTGGCATTATCCAACCATAAGTGAAGGGGTCCAACCCGACCTTGGCCCTGTAGTGGGAATGTGATTCAACCTTGCGATGGGCTtagtccagttagtcggactcgtgcctccttcgactagacttgaaggggagacttgtgatacatCATGTTGTGAGTAACTCCAAAGGTAATGTGGGGTCGATAATAAAGATGATGTGGCAGTCAGAGTTAAGATGATATGACAGACAAAGTTAAGATGATATGATAGTCAAAGTCAGGGTGTAAGTATCCAAACGAACCATTTTCAACGGGGCTCAACTCCCTACTTCTCATGGACAAGACTCTTGGCATAAACCCAATCAGCCCCAGCACTGATCGGTCCTCCGGGACTAAGTTCCCCACTTCTAATAGACATGACTTCCAACATAAATCTGACCGGCCCTAGAGCTGATCGAACCTCTGGGGCTCatctccccacttctcatggacATGATCCCCAACATTATCCCGATAGGTTCTAGAGTCGATCGGAGCTTTGGGGCTCAGTTCTCCACTtatcatgggcatgactcccaatATAAACTCGACCAACCTTATAGTCGGTCGGACCTATGTGATTCAGTTcaccacttctcatgggcatgtcTCCCAACATAAATCCGATAGACTCTATAGCTGATTGGACTTCCTGGCTCAGCTCTCCACTCCTCATGGGCATAACTCCCAAAATAAACCTAATCTACCTTATAGCCGATTAGACCTACGGGGCTTAGTTCCCCACTTCTCATGAGCAATGCTTTTAGTATATACCTGATCGGCCTAGAGCCTATCGGACCTATGGGGATCAGCTCCTAACTTCTCATGGGCATGGCCACTAGCACAAACTCGATTGACTCCAAGCCGATCAGACTACCTCTAGGAGACAACATTGTAATAGAATCACTACAATCTGTCAGTGAATAACTGTTACTCAACTAGGAATATTTCGCTATTCTGACAAATACACACAACAGAACCTTCCTCTGCTTAGGGGAGGGTTGTCCTACATCCTCCACTACCCGATATATTCTGATATCAGATATTCTCGAATACCTCATTATTATGAAGGTTATGAGAGGTAATATAAAAAGAGGGGTCCTCTCCATTGACGAGGTACGCACGTGTATGCACACACATCCACATTACTATTCTACTGTTTGTCTTATTCTCCATTTCGCTTGGTTGCtgttttgacttgagcgtcagagtgtCTACACCAGGAACCCCTTACCTAGTTTTCACTCTAATGGTTCCATTGGCTCTATCTATGGTATGTGTAGGTTCGTAGCTCCAAGCCTGCAACTCTCAGTTCAAAGTCTTTCCTCTGTCAACATTCTTACCACCTAGCTGGCCGCCCATCTACTCAGCTTCTGAACAAGATCACTCATGAATTATGGAGAGTCGATCATAAATTaagcataataaaattaaaaaattttactcTTATATGGTAGTTGACTGATGATGCATCATAAAAGCAAGGAGTATAATTGAAAATGCTCCTGACATGGTGCACCTACTAAAACATTCAACATACTCCCAAGCATTCATGATTCAAATCCCAACTGATGTGATGAAAATTTTGCAGCTCCCACGTGCCCCGTATGGCCAAAAGTCACGCTGAGTtgtcagtcaaagtcaaggtaaagTGGATTTGACCCATAGGAGGTCGAACTCGATCTAAAAGAgattcaaatctaattaaactcGCTCAACATGCTCATCTCAAAGCTTCAAGTTTGATAAACTATGGATCCGACACCTCCCCATTTTCAACCATCTCAGCCTCGGCCTTAGCCGCCGACATCACTTTCATCTCAATTCTGAATCTCGACATCCTACATATCTCAATTTCTCAGATCCTTGTATCACTTATGTCTCAGCATCAGTCATTGACATCTCTATGATTCAGTCTCAAATCCTGATGTCGGTTATGGCTAGGCCCAATTCATCGACATCCTCCATGTCTCAAATCTCGGCATCACCTATGTCGTGGCCTAGGTCGTCGACATCTCTCCGATTCAATCTCATACCATGATGTCACCTATAGTTAGGCCCAGATCGCTGACATCCTCCATATCTCGGATCCCGACTTCACTAATATCTCAGTCTCAGTCACCAACATTTCCTCTAGTTTAGTCTCAGATCCTGATGTCGTCTATGACTAAGCCAGATCACCAACATCCTCAATCACCGATATCTCTTCTAGCTCAGTCTTAAATCATGATGCCCCCCATGGCTAGGCCCAGGTTGCTGACATCTTGCATGTTTCAGATCTCAGCATCATCCATGTCTCGACTTCAGTCACCGACATCCCCTTCTCAGTCTCAGTCACCGACATTATCTACTCTCAAGACACTTAGTATCAACACTATTTTTCATCCGTCCTTGGATTGGACCCACTCTCTGCAAGTCTCGAATAAGGTTGTCTCTCAAGAAGGGCAAACAACGACTAAGAATATTCTATGACATATGACACTAGATGAATGAAGAGGCGGTAACGAGGTTGTCAAATCTGGTTCCCTAGATTCTCTCCTACATACACGTGACGCTTGATGAATAGAGAGACAACTGACGAATGTCGGATCTGGTTCCCCCACAAACGTATACAATGACGATGGAGGAGCGTGCAACATCTAGAGCATCTGACATAGAGATGGTTTACTGACGATTATATAAATCCTAGAGAGGGTAAGTGTAAGGGGATTTCACACTCTCTACAATCCACCAggttctctctttcttctccatccttcttCCGCATATATAATACCTCAAGTAAAtcctaacttgagcgttggagtggTTTGTCAGGATCTCTTAGATGCCATAaccttcttttattttttattttttattttttatttttttatgagaaggtaaatatatatcatcaaaatgCACAATCATATAAAATCATCCTGGAGCCCTTTATGTTATGTCTGACAAATTGTCAGATCTGGAAGAGGAACCATGATTGTGTACATGTGTTCACTCGTGTACCAACTCTCGCACACTCTGCTACGCATATTGGTTGCATGCTCATCCTCGGTATCACATACTGAGCTGAGGCATCAACTAGCATCGCCCATGATCCGTGTCCATGCTACTCGTGCCTCGTCCTCCTTATCTGTGTCCATACGCCTTGTGTCTCATCAATGATCAATCTAACCTTCTTTTAGAGTGCATTTCAAAACCCTTCATCTCCTCATCTCCTATCTCCATAGAACGCGCGTGTTAACATCTTCATTGATTGGTGGCACGGTATTTGACCGAATCACCAGCTATTATGCATTGtaggaaaaatctaaaaatttagatgtgCTCTATGCTTTCAAATTTATCCGATGGATAAATCGAGAGGGAAAAGATTGTCCACTTCCATAGTTAATTGACGCCAAGGCTCATATATATTTACGCCaagttaaataaatattataaaatatctaCTTACGCGCGCGGTTCAAAGAAATTGTGGAAGACCCCTGACCATATCCGGCAGTCTATTTTGCATGCATAATCGATAAGAAGAAGGAGGAGCAGTAGATTGGATCATGGTCCTCCGTTCCAATTTCCCCTCCCCAGAAAATCTTGAACACTCAGACGAGTTTCATGTTCTTGACGGATAGCAAAATCCAGAGAGAAGTCCCATGCAGAACACGACACACGTAATCGCTTCTGACTCTGCACCAAGTGCTCCAGTTCAAGCACTCGGccccatccatccatccatcaaGGCCATGGGATATGATCCATTAACAGAGCAGAGCAGAGAGCTTCTGTTCTCTGTTGACTCTCGGGCTACGCAATTAATGTTTTGGCAGTGATTGCAGGGTACGGGAGGGAGAGACTGTCAGCAGAAGGCTTTGGAGCCTCTCCGTTTCTCATCTTGCTCCTCAAAGAATCTAACTGCCCACCGTTCTGTATTTGCCATTTGATCTccaaggtatatatatatatatatatatatatctctgcAAAAGGAACATCTTTCAAGTAATAAATGCAGCAAATCTGTTCGAGCATCGAAGAAGAATGCATGAAGAAGAGGAGATTTCTGTATATAACAGCATAATGCACGGGAAAGGAGAAGACTTTAGTGCTCACATGAGTGCGTTTTGGAggataaaaataataaagaagAGAGAGAGGTTACGTATTCTTGGACGGATCTTTTCATTTACGAATCCCCATGCTGTTGGCCCTTTTTTGTTGGCCCCATCCCCTCGTCCATGAAGATGCCTTTCTCCTCCttcccccctcctcctcctctggtTATTATAAAGCCTTGCCGTTTTCCGTTGGGTTGAAAAGCAGGGGAGAAGGGGAGGAGTTGAGCGGGCAGAATGCTGCCGGAGGAAGAAGGGAGGCGCTTCTCCATCAACGACAACGCGGACCTGCTGGGGGAGATACTTGGGCGGTTGGACGGCCGGTCGCTGGCGACGGCCGCGTGCGTCTGCCGGCTCTGGAGCGCCGTCGGCCGCCGCGAGGGCGTGTGGGAGTCCGTCTGCCACCGCCACGCACGGCCCTGCGGCGACGAGTGCGGCTCCACGACCCGGGCTGTGGTCGCCGCACTCGGCGGGTACCGCCGGTTATACCGCCTCTGCATCGGCCCGGCCCTGGACCGGCTTGCTGACGGCGGCCGAGTGCCCCTGTCGCTCTCGCTCTCGCTCTTCTCCATCGACTGCTACGAGAGGCTGGGCGTCGGCGCCGCCGCCGGCGGGAGGCAGCAGCAGACGCCCGCGTCGCTGCTGTTCCTGTGCAAACCCGTCGACGTGTCTTGATCTCTCGCCGCCGGATTCCGGACGCAGAGAATCGCCGGCGTACCTGCTTCTTATTCATTCGCTCgatcaaaaacaagaaaaaaaaaagttcaaaaatTGCACCACTGTTTCTAAACCAATTCACGTTGATATTTAACATATCCATCTGATTCTTGAGCAGGCGATTCGATTGTCATCTTCAGTTCAGATTTTTTCTACTGTTCTCTCTGTGACAGCAGAAATTCTTGATAAATTGGTGGAGATGGAAACTGAAACGGCTGCATATTTAAGACTTTTCACAATGTTTTCAGTTCATACAAAAAAGAATAAGGGGAAAAAAAACCTGTGCATTCAAAGTGGGATGAACAAAAGATGTCCCCCAGTCCTTCAccttttttcctttgttttttcaTGCAAGTATTCGGTCTGTTTTGTTTGTTACTTCAGAAGAGTCATTGTTCATCTTTTTATGATAACGAACTGTAAGTCATCGTTGGATTAAATTGTGTGACACGACGTACAAATTGGTTTAGTAGGTAGTGTGTCGCCTTCATTGCGTGTGCCTTGTTTATGTTTGTAGAACAATTATTAGAATTTACAAATGTCGGAGTCACATTTGTGTCGATGGGACTAAGTCGTCAATCAAATGGTGAGGTCCACGCAAGGCGAGTAAACTCTCTGAGATATCGCATGAGAGTTGAGAAATTTTCTTGTTGATGATTTATTGAATCACATTTATATGGATTTCAGGATTTACGTATTTAACTTTCATAATATTAAAATCACACAGCGTTCCTATTATatccctctttctttcttctcatttaaaatttattattctcaATTTATGATGTCAAAAATTTAGAACAATTATGTATTAAAAATGCTTTTATTAGTACATTAGTTTTGATTTGAagtgatttaaaaatttttatattcATTAGTAAATTTTAGATAAAACAGGTTAATggacttaaaaatttaaaagtttaatatttttcaaatcaaaagagtattaaaaatttattgatgGTATTGATTAGTAAATATCATAATCGTAGATCTTATAATgagtttgaaataaattttattaaaattttaagtttaaaaatttatcgTTCTCAATTTACATCATCAAATTCAAATATGAGGACATAAATACAAtgataaaactttaaaaattgacGGGATCatctcaaattaaaattaatatatttttaaaatttatcctcAAATTTAAATTCGATTTTATAAATTGAGAACAatagatttttaaattgaaaaaaataaaaaagtataaTGAAAATGAGTTGAGTGATTTTGATATTACT from Zingiber officinale cultivar Zhangliang chromosome 4A, Zo_v1.1, whole genome shotgun sequence includes the following:
- the LOC121970711 gene encoding F-box protein SNE-like, which gives rise to MLPEEEGRRFSINDNADLLGEILGRLDGRSLATAACVCRLWSAVGRREGVWESVCHRHARPCGDECGSTTRAVVAALGGYRRLYRLCIGPALDRLADGGRVPLSLSLSLFSIDCYERLGVGAAAGGRQQQTPASLLFLCKPVDVS